One region of Flavobacterium sp. GSB-24 genomic DNA includes:
- the xyl3A gene encoding xylan 1,4-beta-xylosidase, whose amino-acid sequence MKIKYWFVISLFSAVSSHAQLLPYKNPSLSSSDRAKDLISRLTLEEKAALMCDQSDAVPRLGIKKFNWWSEALHGYANNDNVTVFPEPIGMAASFDDQLLYRVFNAVSDEARAKYNQWIKDGNENKRFLSLSVWTPNVNIFRDPRWGRGQETYGEDPYLTSRMGVSVVKGLQGPTDAKYRKLLACAKHFAVHSGPEWSRHELNLNNVNPRELYETYLPAFKALVQEADVREVMCAYQRLDDEPCCSNTRLLQRILRDEWGYKYMVVSDCGAVTDFYTTHKVSSDAVHAASKAVLAGTDVECVWEKYPFKNLPEAVEKDLIKEADINKSLQRVLEGRFELGEMDDDAIVPWTQIPASVLNSKEHQQLALEMAQKSMTLLQNKNNILPLAKTSKKIAVIGPNAANEAMLWGNYNGTPVKTITIKEGIESKTGSDKIFYDKACDLVEDKVNQSYFDQISFEGKKGMRATYWNNPNREGNSVISTQITNPIKMTTAGQHEFASGVKLEGFSAKYETEFTAKATDNLVFKTGATGFFELIVNGKSIAKYTNWRTVPGNISFPVEAGKTYKIEIHFAQSNNWQANLEFDFGKEFDINFASLIQKLNGIDTVVFVGGLSTLLEGEEMPVSYPGFKGGDRTNIELPAVQRKCLKELKEAGKKVIFVNCSGSAIALTPETTSCDAILQAWYPGESGGQAVADVLFGDYNPAGKLPVSFYKNSEILRDFEDYSMKGRTYRYTTDVLFPFGFGLSYSKFIVGTGKLNKIKIKSNENIQLTIPVQNTSKRDGTEIIQVYVKKVNDTDGPLKTLKAFKRVAVNAGDKENVLIDLPASSFEFFDAASMAVKVTSGEYELYYGTSSAAKDLKMLKVLVQ is encoded by the coding sequence ATGAAAATAAAATATTGGTTTGTCATAAGTTTGTTTTCAGCAGTTAGCAGTCATGCACAGCTGTTGCCATATAAAAATCCTTCTTTAAGTTCTTCCGATAGGGCAAAAGATTTAATTTCAAGATTAACGCTAGAAGAAAAAGCAGCGTTAATGTGCGATCAGTCTGATGCTGTTCCAAGACTTGGAATTAAAAAATTTAACTGGTGGAGCGAAGCTTTACATGGCTATGCAAATAACGATAATGTGACCGTTTTTCCTGAACCTATAGGAATGGCAGCCTCATTTGACGATCAATTACTTTATCGCGTTTTTAATGCTGTTTCAGATGAAGCAAGAGCCAAATATAACCAATGGATTAAAGATGGAAACGAAAACAAACGTTTCTTAAGTCTGTCAGTATGGACTCCAAATGTCAATATTTTTAGGGATCCGCGATGGGGGCGCGGGCAGGAAACTTACGGTGAAGATCCTTACCTTACATCAAGAATGGGAGTTTCTGTTGTAAAAGGACTGCAAGGGCCCACGGACGCTAAATATCGTAAACTTCTAGCTTGTGCCAAACACTTTGCCGTACATTCAGGTCCCGAATGGAGCAGACACGAACTGAATTTAAATAATGTAAATCCGCGCGAACTTTACGAAACTTATCTGCCAGCTTTTAAGGCATTGGTGCAGGAAGCAGATGTTCGTGAAGTAATGTGCGCTTATCAGCGTCTAGATGATGAACCTTGCTGCAGCAATACCCGATTGTTGCAGCGTATTCTCCGAGATGAATGGGGATATAAATATATGGTAGTTTCAGATTGTGGGGCTGTAACAGATTTTTATACCACACATAAAGTTTCTTCAGATGCTGTACATGCTGCATCCAAAGCTGTACTGGCAGGAACAGATGTAGAATGTGTCTGGGAGAAATATCCTTTTAAAAATCTGCCTGAAGCAGTTGAAAAAGATTTAATTAAAGAAGCCGATATCAATAAAAGTTTACAGCGTGTTTTAGAAGGCCGTTTTGAACTTGGAGAAATGGATGACGATGCGATAGTACCATGGACGCAGATTCCAGCTTCAGTTCTTAACAGTAAAGAACATCAACAGCTGGCATTAGAAATGGCGCAGAAATCTATGACATTACTGCAAAATAAAAACAACATTCTGCCATTGGCTAAAACATCGAAAAAAATCGCAGTTATTGGACCTAATGCAGCAAATGAAGCTATGTTATGGGGTAATTATAACGGAACGCCAGTCAAAACAATTACAATCAAAGAAGGAATAGAATCCAAGACTGGATCAGATAAAATCTTTTATGATAAAGCCTGTGATTTGGTAGAAGATAAAGTAAATCAAAGTTATTTCGATCAGATTTCGTTTGAAGGTAAAAAAGGAATGAGAGCCACTTATTGGAATAATCCAAACAGAGAAGGAAATAGTGTTATTTCAACGCAAATTACCAATCCGATAAAAATGACTACTGCTGGACAGCATGAGTTTGCTTCTGGAGTTAAGCTCGAAGGCTTTTCTGCAAAATATGAAACTGAATTTACCGCAAAAGCAACTGATAACCTTGTATTTAAAACCGGTGCGACAGGATTTTTTGAATTAATTGTTAATGGAAAATCTATTGCAAAATATACCAACTGGAGAACTGTTCCAGGAAATATTTCATTTCCAGTTGAAGCAGGTAAAACTTATAAAATTGAAATTCATTTTGCCCAGTCAAACAACTGGCAGGCTAATCTTGAATTTGATTTTGGAAAAGAATTTGACATCAATTTTGCGTCTTTAATCCAAAAGTTAAATGGTATTGATACTGTAGTTTTTGTTGGCGGTCTTTCTACTTTATTGGAAGGAGAAGAAATGCCGGTTTCTTATCCGGGTTTCAAGGGAGGAGATAGAACCAATATAGAATTGCCAGCGGTACAGAGAAAATGTTTAAAAGAATTAAAAGAGGCAGGAAAAAAAGTGATTTTTGTAAACTGTTCTGGCTCAGCTATAGCTTTAACGCCCGAAACCACCAGCTGTGATGCTATTTTACAGGCCTGGTATCCAGGAGAATCCGGAGGCCAAGCTGTTGCCGATGTGCTTTTTGGGGATTATAATCCTGCTGGAAAACTGCCTGTTTCATTTTACAAGAACTCGGAAATATTAAGAGATTTTGAAGATTATTCCATGAAAGGACGCACCTACAGGTATACGACAGATGTATTATTTCCTTTTGGTTTTGGATTGAGTTATTCTAAGTTTATTGTTGGTACAGGTAAATTGAACAAGATTAAAATAAAATCAAATGAAAATATTCAATTGACTATTCCTGTGCAAAATACCAGTAAGCGTGATGGGACAGAAATTATTCAGGTGTATGTTAAAAAAGTAAATGATACTGATGGTCCTTTAAAAACATTAAAAGCCTTTAAGCGCGTTGCTGTCAATGCTGGAGATAAAGAAAACGTGCTGATAGATTTACCCGCTTCGTCATTTGAATTTTTCGATGCAGCATCTATGGCTGTTAAAGTAACTTCTGGCGAATATGAATTGTATTACGGCACTAGTTCAGCGGCAAAAGATCTCAAAATGCTTAAAGTATTGGTACAGTAA
- a CDS encoding glycoside hydrolase family 97 protein — protein MKSTLSLVLVLFTIVWSYGQKAVLTSPNQKITVALFNTQNNSGNWYLQVNYANKDKHDEIIPKIYLGIVRNDQSFSKGLKLKKIGKLVLIKEQYKVLHGKKSDCSNTANELVFYFENESKSLLNVILRVYNDGVAFRYEFPEKKGTYTISDELTAYSIPEGTERWLEKFDLSNEGLYNSMKNGDIQQDWCYPALFKTKYGPSWYLIHEADLDRNYAASKLTNTQNKERYKVTLPGAEEGIGEPFAKIALPWKSPWRVIIAGELGDIVKSTLVDDISKPSVLTDTDWIQPGIASWNYWSNNHGTKDFKTVTQFADLAVAMDWPYTLLDWEWDQMGNGGNLEDAIKYIHSIGIKPLMWYNSGKFKWITSTPVDRMLTHENRVKEFEKLNKLGVYGIKVDFFLSEKQEMINYYLDILEDAAKYKIMVYFHGCLVPRGWQRTYPHLMTYEAVRGAEWYNNGPELTATAAQHNNILAFTRNVVGSMDYTPVTFTNSQFPHITSYGHELALSVVFESGIQHMADRPEGYYELPDAAKTFLKQVPASWDDTILLDGFPGKYTVIARRKGTDWFIGGINSGRKERIQNLKFDFLPAGQTFKLTLIADGNHDKAFSTQYLLVDKTTSLDVKVLNMGGFAASLVLNK, from the coding sequence ATGAAATCTACATTAAGTCTTGTTTTGGTTCTGTTTACTATCGTCTGGTCGTACGGGCAAAAAGCAGTTTTAACCTCTCCCAATCAAAAAATAACTGTTGCATTATTTAACACTCAGAATAATTCTGGAAATTGGTATTTGCAGGTTAATTATGCTAATAAAGATAAACATGACGAAATAATTCCAAAAATATATTTGGGAATTGTACGAAACGACCAATCATTTTCAAAAGGCTTAAAACTAAAAAAGATCGGCAAGCTAGTACTTATTAAAGAGCAGTACAAAGTATTGCATGGAAAGAAATCGGACTGTTCTAACACAGCAAATGAATTGGTTTTCTATTTTGAAAACGAATCGAAATCTCTCTTAAATGTAATTCTGAGAGTTTACAACGACGGTGTGGCATTTCGTTATGAATTTCCAGAAAAAAAAGGAACTTATACCATTTCAGATGAACTAACAGCTTATTCTATTCCCGAAGGTACAGAAAGATGGCTGGAGAAGTTTGATTTGTCTAATGAAGGCCTGTACAATAGCATGAAAAATGGAGATATACAGCAAGATTGGTGCTATCCTGCATTGTTTAAGACAAAGTATGGCCCTAGCTGGTATCTGATTCATGAAGCCGATTTAGACAGAAATTATGCAGCTTCAAAACTGACTAATACCCAAAACAAAGAACGGTATAAAGTTACGCTGCCTGGAGCAGAAGAGGGCATAGGAGAGCCTTTTGCCAAAATAGCACTGCCTTGGAAATCGCCTTGGAGAGTTATAATTGCAGGAGAGCTTGGAGATATTGTAAAATCTACATTGGTTGATGATATATCGAAACCGTCTGTTTTAACTGATACAGATTGGATTCAGCCCGGTATAGCGTCGTGGAATTACTGGTCGAATAATCACGGAACAAAAGATTTTAAAACCGTAACCCAGTTTGCAGATTTAGCCGTTGCTATGGATTGGCCTTATACGCTTTTAGATTGGGAGTGGGATCAGATGGGCAATGGCGGCAACTTGGAAGATGCCATAAAATATATTCATTCGATTGGTATTAAGCCCTTAATGTGGTACAATTCAGGTAAGTTTAAATGGATCACTTCCACACCTGTTGACCGAATGCTGACTCACGAAAACCGAGTTAAAGAATTTGAGAAGCTAAATAAGCTTGGCGTTTACGGGATCAAAGTTGATTTCTTTTTAAGTGAAAAACAAGAAATGATAAATTATTACTTAGACATTTTAGAAGATGCAGCGAAATATAAAATCATGGTTTATTTTCACGGATGTTTAGTACCGAGAGGCTGGCAGCGGACTTATCCGCATCTTATGACTTATGAAGCTGTCCGCGGAGCAGAATGGTACAACAATGGACCAGAATTAACCGCAACGGCGGCACAACACAATAATATACTGGCTTTTACCCGTAATGTCGTAGGATCAATGGATTACACTCCGGTAACTTTTACAAATTCACAATTTCCTCATATTACTTCTTATGGTCATGAACTTGCATTAAGTGTAGTTTTTGAATCGGGAATACAGCATATGGCAGACAGACCTGAAGGTTATTACGAATTGCCAGATGCAGCCAAAACATTTTTAAAACAGGTTCCTGCCTCTTGGGATGATACCATCCTGCTTGACGGCTTTCCTGGAAAATATACGGTTATCGCAAGAAGAAAAGGAACAGATTGGTTTATTGGAGGTATTAATTCCGGAAGAAAAGAAAGAATCCAAAATTTAAAATTTGATTTTTTACCAGCAGGACAGACTTTTAAGCTCACATTAATTGCCGATGGAAATCATGATAAAGCTTTTTCTACGCAATATTTACTGGTAGATAAAACAACTTCGCTGGATGTGAAAGTATTAAATATGGGTGGTTTTGCAGCGTCATTAGTATTAAATAAGTAA
- a CDS encoding glycoside hydrolase family 43 protein, with product MYFIKKRFLTAFIIPVFSFAQNPIVQTSYTADPAPMVYNNKLYLYTSHDEDNSTWFTMNDWKLYSTEDMVNWTDHGSVLSYKDFSWAKMNAWAIQCIERKGKFYLYAPITDNQGRNGIGVAVSESPYGPFRDPLGKPLIQNSNADIDPTVFIDDDGQAYLLWGNPVCHYVKLNEDMISYNDELKIFPNTIESFGKRTGKEDTRRPTTYEEGPWLYKRNKLYYLFFAAGPISEHIGYSTSKSPLGPWKYQGVVMPTQGESFTNHPGVVDFKGKTYFFYHNGALPGGSGFTRSVAVEELLFNSDGKVKEMNMTEGIKKGINTLNPYAKSEAETIAWSKDVKSMQNKEVGVFITAMKNNAFTKIKDVDFRESGAAKFTARVGTTHNGNVSMEIRLDSLDGELLGTVKVPMTGGNDRWAVVTTDIKKVSGVHDLYFVYKGNASDKIMYFDYWMFSK from the coding sequence ATGTATTTTATAAAAAAAAGATTTTTAACAGCATTTATTATTCCTGTATTTAGTTTTGCTCAAAACCCAATTGTACAGACAAGCTACACAGCAGATCCAGCACCGATGGTTTACAATAATAAACTGTATTTATATACTTCGCATGACGAAGACAATTCTACATGGTTTACCATGAATGATTGGAAATTATATAGTACAGAAGATATGGTAAACTGGACAGATCATGGTTCTGTACTATCGTATAAAGATTTTAGCTGGGCTAAAATGAATGCATGGGCAATTCAATGCATAGAAAGAAAAGGCAAATTTTATTTGTATGCCCCAATTACAGATAATCAAGGACGAAATGGTATTGGTGTAGCAGTATCAGAGAGTCCGTATGGACCATTTAGAGATCCATTAGGAAAACCTTTGATACAAAACAGCAACGCCGATATTGATCCAACCGTTTTTATCGACGATGATGGACAAGCCTATTTATTATGGGGTAACCCTGTTTGCCATTATGTTAAATTAAATGAAGACATGATCTCTTACAACGATGAGTTAAAGATCTTTCCAAACACAATTGAATCATTTGGAAAACGTACTGGAAAAGAAGATACCCGCAGACCTACCACTTATGAAGAAGGACCATGGCTGTATAAGAGGAATAAATTGTACTATCTGTTTTTTGCCGCAGGACCTATTTCTGAGCATATAGGATATTCAACAAGCAAAAGTCCGCTTGGACCATGGAAATATCAAGGAGTTGTAATGCCAACACAGGGAGAGAGTTTTACAAATCATCCAGGAGTTGTAGATTTTAAAGGAAAAACGTATTTCTTTTATCATAATGGAGCTTTACCAGGTGGCAGCGGTTTTACCAGATCTGTAGCAGTTGAAGAATTGTTGTTTAATTCTGATGGAAAAGTCAAAGAAATGAATATGACAGAGGGTATAAAAAAAGGAATCAATACTCTAAATCCTTATGCTAAGTCAGAAGCAGAAACGATAGCTTGGTCAAAAGACGTAAAGTCAATGCAGAATAAAGAAGTAGGCGTCTTCATTACTGCCATGAAAAACAATGCATTCACTAAAATAAAAGATGTTGATTTTCGCGAATCGGGTGCTGCAAAATTTACTGCTCGTGTAGGTACCACCCACAATGGAAATGTGTCAATGGAAATTAGACTTGATAGTCTGGATGGGGAATTACTAGGAACAGTAAAAGTTCCTATGACAGGAGGAAATGACAGATGGGCTGTTGTTACAACAGATATTAAAAAAGTTTCTGGAGTGCATGATCTTTATTTTGTATACAAGGGTAATGCTTCTGATAAAATCATGTATTTTGATTACTGGATGTTTTCTAAATGA
- a CDS encoding glycoside hydrolase family 97 protein, producing the protein MNLKNLMFVCLAGFLKLNAQPAVKSPDGKLAVSISVNNGMPKYSVTYNEKTFIEKSPLGLKTNAGDYSSGLTLEKNSSQNKIDESYKLRNIKQSSVHYSANEAVFSFTKDGRLALDVVFRVSNNNLAFKYKLYPQKETLSCIVQEEVSGFLLPKGTSTFLCPQSNPMTGFARTAPSYETSYTLDDVLGKNGLGNGYTFPCLFKVNNAGWLLISETGVDSGYCASRLIGHENGLYSIGFPMPGENNGNGTTGPGIPLTGETPWRTITIGETLAPIVETTIPFDLVKPKYEASKEYQYTKGTWSWIMKMDNNTTFPVQKQYIDFSASMGYETILIDALWDTQIGRDKIAELAAYGKQKGVGLYLWYNSNGYWNDAPQGPKGLMDNTALRRKEMAWMKSIGIKGIKVDFFGGDKQVTMKLYEDILTDANEFGIMVIFHGCTLARGWERMYPNYASSEAVLASENLHFGQQSCDNEAVSAATHTFIRNTVGSMDFGGSALNKFYNSDNIANKGSKRMTSDVFALATSVLFQSGVQHFALAPNNLYDAPDWAIQFMKEVPTVWDEVRFLEGYPGRYVVMARRKGAKWYIAGINAENKQLKTKIKLEMLNSGTAVNYYADDDQLNGKVSKLTISKNKEVEISIPHNGGILITN; encoded by the coding sequence ATGAATCTTAAAAATTTAATGTTCGTATGTTTAGCGGGTTTCCTTAAACTAAACGCTCAGCCAGCAGTAAAAAGTCCAGACGGAAAACTTGCGGTGTCGATTTCTGTAAATAACGGAATGCCTAAGTATAGTGTAACATACAATGAAAAAACATTTATAGAAAAATCTCCATTAGGCTTAAAAACAAATGCGGGGGACTATAGCTCTGGATTAACTTTAGAAAAAAATAGCAGCCAAAATAAAATCGACGAATCCTATAAGCTCCGAAACATAAAACAAAGCAGTGTGCATTATAGTGCTAACGAAGCCGTTTTTTCATTCACAAAAGATGGCAGATTAGCTTTAGATGTAGTCTTTAGAGTAAGCAACAACAATCTGGCATTTAAGTATAAATTATATCCGCAGAAAGAAACACTTTCCTGTATAGTTCAAGAAGAAGTTTCAGGATTTTTACTGCCAAAAGGAACCTCGACATTTCTTTGCCCGCAAAGTAATCCAATGACTGGATTTGCCAGAACAGCTCCCAGTTATGAAACTTCATATACACTAGATGATGTTCTCGGAAAGAATGGCTTGGGAAATGGATATACGTTTCCATGTCTGTTTAAAGTAAATAATGCGGGATGGCTTTTAATTTCTGAAACAGGTGTAGACAGCGGATATTGTGCAAGTAGATTAATAGGACATGAGAACGGATTATATTCTATTGGATTTCCGATGCCGGGAGAAAATAACGGAAACGGGACAACAGGACCAGGAATACCGCTTACAGGAGAAACGCCATGGCGTACCATTACAATTGGGGAAACACTTGCTCCGATAGTTGAGACCACTATTCCGTTTGATTTGGTTAAGCCAAAATATGAAGCCTCTAAAGAGTATCAGTATACAAAAGGAACTTGGAGCTGGATCATGAAAATGGATAACAATACTACTTTTCCTGTACAAAAGCAGTATATTGATTTTAGTGCTTCAATGGGATATGAAACCATTTTAATTGATGCACTTTGGGATACGCAGATTGGTCGTGATAAAATAGCAGAATTAGCAGCATACGGTAAACAAAAAGGAGTAGGACTCTATTTATGGTATAATTCAAATGGATACTGGAATGATGCTCCTCAAGGCCCCAAAGGACTAATGGATAATACAGCACTCCGTCGAAAAGAAATGGCATGGATGAAAAGCATCGGAATTAAAGGCATTAAAGTTGACTTTTTTGGAGGCGATAAACAGGTGACCATGAAATTGTATGAAGATATTTTGACAGATGCTAATGAATTTGGAATAATGGTAATTTTTCATGGCTGTACTTTAGCTCGAGGCTGGGAACGCATGTATCCAAATTATGCCTCTAGTGAAGCAGTTTTGGCTAGTGAAAATCTGCATTTTGGACAGCAAAGCTGTGATAATGAAGCTGTAAGTGCAGCAACACATACTTTTATTAGAAACACTGTAGGAAGTATGGATTTTGGAGGAAGCGCTTTAAATAAATTCTATAATAGTGATAACATTGCCAATAAAGGCTCCAAAAGAATGACCTCTGATGTATTTGCGTTAGCGACTTCGGTGCTTTTTCAAAGCGGCGTGCAGCATTTTGCCTTAGCACCAAATAATTTATATGATGCTCCAGACTGGGCTATACAATTTATGAAAGAAGTACCAACAGTATGGGATGAAGTTCGTTTTTTAGAAGGATACCCAGGAAGGTATGTTGTAATGGCCAGAAGAAAGGGTGCAAAATGGTATATCGCTGGAATTAATGCTGAAAATAAACAGTTAAAGACAAAGATAAAACTAGAAATGCTTAATTCTGGTACGGCAGTAAATTACTATGCAGACGATGACCAGTTAAACGGAAAAGTGAGTAAACTGACAATAAGTAAAAACAAAGAAGTTGAAATAAGCATACCTCACAACGGAGGAATATTAATAACAAATTAA
- a CDS encoding TonB-dependent receptor, which produces MKLKLKIALIGLLIASSHSIMAQSKTINGVITDPSGFPLPGASINVEGSQNSTSTDFDGKYTLKGVNPTDKITYSFVGLISQTITVGERNSINVALVQSTQNLNEVVIAYGTQKRTKITGAVSTVSSKDIAAVPITNAESALQGRAAGVTVVNGAPGSNPTVNIRGLATMGNSAPLYVIDGVLTGNLSGLSPNDIESISVLKDASTTALYGSKAFNGVIVVTTKKGKKGPGQLTFSTYVGGQEVTKRYSVLNTQQYLQYAKDLGSDLTARAAEFGNINTNWQDQIFQTGIMQDYNLSFSNGTENSTSRYSAEYMKQDGAIVNTGFERYSFRANNTQDIGKLKIGSNIGVSFSTINPERTSGGRTLLEHAIKMAPYLPIYNENSLGGYQGPSAIDGNDAENPVRVANLGYQKINNLSIIGNIFAELEIYKGLKFRSQVSLDYYTSKDHTFIPSFQDGSYHKQAFSSTNETNSQGQTIVFDNSLTYKTTIAQKHNLEVLGVITKIDGKSQNLAAGSRYYISDEIDQLRYNEGSLGSANYEEKNIGYIARINYDYDDKYLLAVSGRRDASSRFGANNRWGNFYSVAVGWNIAKENFMQNSIFSTLKLRASTGTTGNDRIDNYQYSATLLANYNYPIGGANAPGVSLGVAANPNLKWESKLDRNIGLDFGFFDEKLTGSFEYFNNKSSDILFAVPLAASVGSAGGGTQIQNIADVKVSGYEVSIGFNDRKGDFTWSAVANLGTSKNEVVSLAPGVTSVLGGPSARAGLENFSRLEVGQPLFYFYGYQTNGIYQNQAEVDAVFGPGQTTIKPGDLKIVDRDGNKVINADDKTNIGNPYPDFTYGLNLSAAYKNFDFNCFITGVAGNDIYNANTFDLKGMNRLFNASTDVLDRAVVVNGVVTNPSATLPRAQGADINWSSANQRYIEDGSFTRLKNIALGYTLSGDSFKSYFSKARFYVSGQNLITITNYSGLDPEIARADGNANSAGIDLGRYPQPKSVIFGIDVTF; this is translated from the coding sequence ATGAAGTTAAAACTCAAAATTGCACTAATCGGACTGCTGATCGCGAGCAGTCATAGTATAATGGCGCAGTCAAAGACCATTAATGGCGTTATTACAGACCCTTCAGGATTTCCATTACCAGGTGCCAGTATTAATGTAGAAGGCAGTCAGAATAGCACATCAACAGATTTTGATGGTAAATACACTTTAAAAGGAGTTAATCCTACTGATAAAATAACTTATTCCTTTGTTGGTTTAATTTCACAGACAATTACGGTTGGAGAAAGAAATTCAATAAATGTTGCCCTTGTGCAATCGACACAAAATTTAAATGAAGTTGTAATAGCCTACGGTACTCAAAAAAGAACAAAGATTACGGGAGCAGTTTCGACAGTAAGTTCAAAAGATATTGCGGCAGTGCCTATTACGAATGCTGAATCAGCATTACAGGGACGTGCTGCAGGGGTTACAGTTGTAAATGGTGCGCCAGGTTCTAATCCTACAGTTAATATTCGTGGGCTGGCTACAATGGGAAACAGTGCACCCTTATATGTCATAGACGGAGTATTAACAGGTAATCTTTCAGGTTTAAGTCCTAATGATATTGAGAGTATCTCTGTATTAAAAGATGCATCGACCACAGCTTTATACGGTTCTAAAGCTTTTAATGGTGTAATTGTAGTTACTACTAAAAAAGGTAAAAAAGGACCAGGGCAGTTAACTTTTAGCACTTATGTGGGCGGGCAGGAAGTAACTAAAAGATATAGTGTTTTAAACACTCAGCAGTATCTTCAATATGCGAAAGATTTAGGAAGTGATTTAACAGCAAGAGCAGCTGAATTTGGAAACATAAATACAAATTGGCAGGATCAGATTTTTCAAACGGGAATTATGCAGGATTACAATTTGAGTTTTTCAAATGGTACAGAGAATTCTACAAGCCGTTATTCTGCAGAATATATGAAGCAGGATGGCGCTATTGTAAATACAGGTTTCGAACGTTATTCTTTTAGAGCTAATAACACGCAGGATATTGGTAAATTAAAAATAGGGAGCAACATTGGAGTTTCTTTCAGCACCATTAATCCAGAACGAACGTCAGGAGGAAGAACATTATTAGAGCATGCTATTAAAATGGCGCCGTACTTGCCAATTTACAATGAAAATAGCTTAGGAGGCTATCAAGGACCAAGTGCTATTGATGGGAATGATGCAGAAAATCCTGTTCGTGTCGCTAATTTAGGATACCAGAAAATTAATAACTTGTCTATAATTGGAAATATTTTTGCTGAATTAGAAATTTACAAAGGATTGAAATTCAGATCACAAGTTTCTTTAGATTACTATACAAGTAAAGACCATACTTTTATTCCAAGCTTTCAGGATGGTTCTTATCACAAACAGGCATTTTCTTCAACAAACGAAACAAATTCACAAGGGCAGACTATCGTTTTTGATAATAGCTTAACCTATAAAACGACTATTGCTCAAAAGCACAATCTTGAAGTGTTAGGAGTTATTACTAAAATTGATGGAAAATCTCAAAATCTAGCAGCCGGAAGCCGTTATTATATTTCAGATGAAATTGATCAGCTTCGTTATAATGAAGGAAGTTTAGGATCTGCTAATTACGAAGAAAAAAACATAGGATACATTGCCCGTATTAACTACGACTACGATGATAAATATCTTCTTGCTGTTTCAGGACGTAGAGATGCATCTTCTCGTTTTGGAGCTAATAACCGCTGGGGGAATTTTTATTCTGTTGCAGTTGGTTGGAATATAGCTAAAGAAAATTTTATGCAAAATTCTATTTTCAGCACATTAAAACTTAGAGCTAGTACTGGAACAACAGGAAACGACAGAATAGATAATTATCAATATAGTGCCACTTTATTGGCAAACTATAATTACCCTATTGGAGGAGCAAACGCACCCGGTGTTTCTTTGGGAGTTGCCGCTAATCCTAACTTAAAATGGGAGTCAAAATTAGATAGAAATATCGGTTTAGATTTTGGTTTTTTTGATGAAAAACTAACGGGTTCATTCGAATATTTTAACAATAAGAGTAGTGATATTCTGTTTGCAGTTCCTCTTGCAGCTTCTGTTGGGTCTGCAGGCGGCGGGACTCAGATTCAAAATATTGCAGACGTAAAAGTAAGCGGTTATGAAGTTTCAATAGGTTTCAATGACAGAAAAGGGGACTTTACATGGTCTGCAGTGGCAAATTTAGGGACAAGTAAAAATGAGGTAGTAAGTTTAGCGCCAGGAGTAACTAGTGTATTAGGCGGACCTTCGGCAAGAGCAGGTTTAGAGAATTTTTCAAGACTAGAAGTAGGTCAGCCGTTATTTTACTTTTATGGATATCAGACCAATGGAATTTATCAAAACCAAGCAGAAGTTGATGCGGTTTTTGGACCAGGACAGACTACAATTAAACCAGGTGATCTAAAAATTGTTGACCGCGATGGCAATAAAGTAATCAACGCAGATGACAAAACAAACATTGGAAATCCATATCCTGATTTCACTTATGGTTTAAATCTTAGTGCCGCATATAAAAACTTTGATTTCAATTGTTTCATAACTGGAGTTGCAGGTAATGATATTTACAATGCAAACACCTTTGATCTAAAAGGAATGAACCGTTTGTTTAACGCAAGCACAGATGTTTTAGATAGAGCAGTTGTTGTAAATGGCGTTGTAACAAATCCTTCAGCTACATTACCAAGAGCACAGGGAGCTGATATAAACTGGTCTTCAGCCAACCAGCGCTACATCGAAGATGGTTCTTTTACAAGATTAAAAAATATAGCCTTAGGATATACACTATCAGGAGATTCATTTAAGAGTTATTTCTCAAAAGCAAGATTCTACGTAAGCGGACAGAACCTTATTACTATCACAAATTACTCAGGTTTAGACCCAGAGATTGCACGTGCAGATGGTAATGCAAATTCAGCAGGAATTGATTTAGGAAGGTATCCACAGCCAAAATCTGTAATTTTTGGAATTGATGTTACATTTTAA